TATGACGGCGGATACCAAGATCGGCTTCTGGGGTTGGCGGATCAATCGAGATAAACAAACGCGCAGTGATCTCAACTGAGTTGGGGTCTTTCCCGGCTTTGGTGGCAGCTTCTCGTACGATCGGCACGGACTTCTTCACATCTTCAGCCGAGAGCCAATTAACGATGGCGCCATCGCCGACTTCTCCAGCTACGCGCAACATCGATGGTCGTAGCGCAGCAATATGAATCGGAATTGGCTGTGCGAGCGGACGGCTGAAACGAAATCCGTTGACGTTGATCGTCTCACCTTGAAAGACCACACGCTCATTCGCGAAAGCTTTCTGCAGAAACAGAGCCATCTCTTTGACACGCACAGCAGGCTTTTCGAATTTACCACCGTTCCACATTTCGACGATGGGCTGCGAGCCTGCGCCGATGCCGAGACAAAACCGTCCTGGAGCGATCTCAGCAATACCTGCTGCACTCATAGCAAGCGTAGCCGGCCCACGGGTATAGACATTTTCGATAGCTGTACCGAGTCGGAGATTAGTAACCGCGCCGACGACTGCCAATGGTGCGAATCCATCGATGCCATCGACCTCGGATGACCAGGCATCAGTGTAGCCAAGCCGTTCGGCTTCACGTGCCAGGTCAGCATGCTCGGCTAAGGTAAAGTTGTCAAAAGGGACTGAAAGCGACCAACGTTTTTGACCCATGTATATTCTCCTGAGTATCTAAGCTGTCAGTACAGACAGAGAACTCAGAGACGCCTACTCTACACAGTTCAGTCGGTCAAGAGCAAATGGCTTACCAATTCGCTTTTTTCGGATCACCTTTATACAGCGAACGGACAAAGGCAATGAGTTTCCAGGCCTGGTCGTCGTTCATCAGGGTTTTGAAGGGCGGCATTTGCCCTTTGCCGTCACGAACTTGAGATAATAAGCTAGAGTCCGAACCGTCACCGGCCTGCCAGGTTTCGTCGGTGAGGTTTGGTCCCATGCCGCCACCGCCTTGCATGCCGTGGCAGCCGTAGCAGTTGAACTTTTTGTAGAGTTGTTGTCCCTCAGTAATAGCTTCGGCTTTGCCGGTGTAGGGGTTGAGCTTTTGGGGAGCTGCACCGTTTTGCGCATAGACGGAGACCACGAACAGTACCGTCCACACAATCAATGAAGCAAAAACTAGCCGTTTGGAATTAAATACCCGTACTTGGGGCTTGGGGCTTGGGACTTGGGGCTTGAGAGAAGGGGTAACTAGTCCCCAGCCCCTGGCCCCTAGCTCCGTTGGGGTTTTGGTTCTGCCTTTTAATTTCACTACTCAGTCCTCATCTCTCAGTCCTCAAGTCCTGAATAATCGGTACTCCGTACTCAGTCAAGATTTTATTGATCTCTTGGGATTTGCGATTGAGGAGGTCATTCAACTTTTCTCGTAGTTGCGTATCTCCGCGTCGCACGCCGAGCGCGATCCTGTAAGCAAAAGGCAACGTTGGCAAACTTGCTTCAGTTGGAACC
The genomic region above belongs to Deltaproteobacteria bacterium and contains:
- a CDS encoding LLM class F420-dependent oxidoreductase, producing the protein MGQKRWSLSVPFDNFTLAEHADLAREAERLGYTDAWSSEVDGIDGFAPLAVVGAVTNLRLGTAIENVYTRGPATLAMSAAGIAEIAPGRFCLGIGAGSQPIVEMWNGGKFEKPAVRVKEMALFLQKAFANERVVFQGETINVNGFRFSRPLAQPIPIHIAALRPSMLRVAGEVGDGAIVNWLSAEDVKKSVPIVREAATKAGKDPNSVEITARLFISIDPPTPEADLGIRRHINTYLNVPVYKAFQKWLGREAALTPMWQAWDKGDRKGAVAAVPTDVMNALVLNGSMEEIRAHIRRYHDAGVDTTFLQFQTFETDAKVRRERILAAMRALAPQS
- a CDS encoding c-type cytochrome; its protein translation is MVSVYAQNGAAPQKLNPYTGKAEAITEGQQLYKKFNCYGCHGMQGGGGMGPNLTDETWQAGDGSDSSLLSQVRDGKGQMPPFKTLMNDDQAWKLIAFVRSLYKGDPKKANW